Proteins encoded within one genomic window of Triticum aestivum cultivar Chinese Spring chromosome 2D, IWGSC CS RefSeq v2.1, whole genome shotgun sequence:
- the LOC123050721 gene encoding uncharacterized protein, translating to MYTPAPEDLLSFGQFLPMHNYNFQPPQVQHPVQGHQNMDTNQPADGSDDEAEASIIDPSSLYTLDHYLVQMDMLDSFAKEIAIEVKESLDAQGRSSRSGPRIYVNRPREEAAEQLVRDYFCDDPTYKKKVFRRRFRMRRPLFERIIHALGEWSPEFTQRKDALDRDGLSPLQKCTSAIRQLAYGTPADALDEYLKIAECTSIKCLKLFVKGVIHIFGDEYMRKPNVNDVQRLLDIGESRGFPGMLGSLDCMHWRWDKCPMEWKGQFTSGYKGVPTLILEAVASQDLWIWHAFFGVAGSNNDINVLNQSTLFLEQLKGQAPRVNYNVNEKEYQLGYYLVDGIYPEWAAFVKSIPMAQTEKQRLFAKHQEGARKDVERAFGVLQARWSILLRPARLYDRGDLHHIMLACIILHNMIVEDEKEEAGNMLDLNEEAGSSIVFPSVFTHGGMPIFAEVLQRDARIRNRPMHKALKNDLIEHIWRKFGRR from the coding sequence ATGTACACCCCTGCACCTGAAGACTTGCTAAGTTTTGGACAATTCCTTCCAATGCATAATTATAATTTTCAACCTCCGCAAGTGCAGCATCCTGTACAAGGGCACCAAAATATGGATACCAATCAACCGGCTGATGGTTCCGATGATGAAGCTGAAGCAAGTATCATTGATCCTTCCTCCCTCTACACACTAGATCACTACCTTGTCCAGATGGACATGTTAGACTCATTCGCCAAGGAGATCGCAATAGAAGTGAAGGAAAGCCTTGACGCTCAAGGAAGATCAAGCAGAAGTGGTCCGAGGATTTACGTGAACAGGCCACGTGAAGAAGCTGCTGAGCAATTGGTACGCGACTATTTCTGTGATGATCCTACCTACAAGAAGAAGGTATTTCGTAGAAGATTTCGGATGAGAAGGCCCCTTTTTGAGCGTATCATACATGCACTAGGAGAGTGGTCTCCAGAGTTCACGCAAAGGAAAGATGCTCTTGACCGTGATGGGCTATCTCCATTGCAGAAATGCACATCAGCTATTCGCCAATTGGCATATGGTACTCCCGCTGACGCTCTCGATGAGTACCTGAAGATTGCCGAGTGCACATCAATTAAGTGCTTAAAGCTGTTCGTCAAAGGCGTGATTCATATATTTGGTGATGAGTATATGCGAAAACCCAATGTCAACGATGTGCAGCGCTTACTTGATATTGGAGAGAGTCGTGGGTTTCCTGGCATGTTAGGAAGCCTCGACTGTATGCACTGGCGTTGGGACAAATGTCCCATGGAGTGGAAGGGACAATTCACCAGTGGGTATAAAGGCGTCCCTACTCTTATTCTAGAGGCGGTTGCTTCtcaggatctttggatatggcatgcATTTTTTGGTGTTGCTGGATCcaacaatgacatcaacgtgcttaaTCAGTCAACGTTGTTCCTTGAGCAACTGAAAGGGCAAGCTCCTCGAGTGAACTATAATGTCAACGAGAAGGAATATCAACTTGGTTATTACCTTGTAGATGGAATATACCCAGAGTGGGCAGCATTCGTGAAGTCGATACCGATGGCTCAAACAGAAAAACAGAGGTTGTTTGCTAAACATCAAGAAGGTGCAAGGAAGGATGTGGAAcgtgcatttggtgtgctccaGGCGCGATGGTCTATTTTACTGCGCCCGGCACGTTTATATGACCGGGGCGATCTCCATCATATTATGTTAGCCTGCATCATTCTACACAACATGATAGTTGAGGATGAAAAAGAAGAGGCGGGGAATATGCTTGATTTGAATGAGGAAGCAGGCTCATCAATTGTTTTCCCATCAGTATTTACTCATGGTGGCATGCCAATATTTGCCGAGGTACTTCAAAGAGATGCTAGAATTCGTAATCGTCCGATGCATAAGGCTCTAAAAAATGATTTGATTGAGCATATATGGAGAAAGTTTGGGCGACGATAG